Proteins encoded by one window of Clostridium perfringens:
- a CDS encoding metal-sensing transcriptional repressor: MNAEKKKALQCLKTAKGQIEGIIRMIEDERYCIDISNQVMASQALLKKANKLILQQHMHNCVKSAFENNESKDEKIEEILSVLNKLIDK, translated from the coding sequence ATGAATGCAGAGAAAAAGAAAGCATTACAGTGCTTGAAGACAGCAAAAGGGCAAATTGAAGGAATAATCAGAATGATTGAAGATGAGAGATATTGTATAGATATTTCAAATCAAGTAATGGCTTCCCAAGCATTATTAAAGAAAGCTAATAAATTAATATTGCAACAACATATGCATAATTGTGTTAAGAGTGCTTTCGAAAATAATGAATCTAAAGATGAAAAAATTGAAGAGATATTAAGTGTACTAAATAAGCTAATAGATAAATAA
- a CDS encoding LbetaH domain-containing protein, whose product MKDIVIIGTENIGKEVVKIIEAINSKRNTWNVLGFISLKKDEEGSNIEGYSVLGSIDSMFNYFEGRKKDKFYFFKKLESQNELFTIIAIDNCKLKKEIENKLKDKIKFATIIHPDVTFFNKQEVGEGTIIYPGLIGVGRFKLGKHVILKQKCSLGNNIEIGDYSFISFNSNIDSNVMVKEGSYIEANTTILANNNIDKNIYIKEGSILY is encoded by the coding sequence ATGAAGGATATTGTTATAATTGGAACTGAAAACATAGGAAAAGAGGTTGTTAAAATAATAGAGGCTATAAATTCAAAAAGAAATACTTGGAATGTGTTAGGATTTATAAGTCTTAAAAAAGATGAAGAAGGAAGTAATATTGAGGGATATAGTGTTCTTGGATCTATAGATTCAATGTTTAATTATTTTGAAGGTAGAAAAAAAGATAAGTTTTATTTTTTTAAGAAATTAGAAAGTCAAAATGAATTATTTACGATTATAGCAATAGACAACTGTAAATTAAAAAAAGAAATAGAAAATAAGTTGAAAGATAAAATAAAATTTGCTACTATTATTCATCCTGATGTTACTTTTTTTAATAAACAAGAAGTTGGAGAGGGAACTATAATATATCCAGGATTAATTGGTGTAGGAAGATTTAAGCTAGGTAAACATGTTATTTTAAAACAAAAATGCTCTTTAGGAAATAATATTGAGATAGGAGATTATTCTTTTATATCTTTTAATAGTAATATTGATAGTAATGTAATGGTTAAAGAGGGATCTTATATTGAAGCTAATACTACAATACTGGCAAATAACAATATAGATAAAAATATTTATATAAAAGAAGGTTCAATATTATATTAA
- a CDS encoding cation transporter codes for MIGKIECASCAATIENMLNKMGGVENVSLDFF; via the coding sequence ATAATAGGAAAAATAGAATGTGCATCCTGTGCAGCAACCATTGAGAATATGTTAAATAAAATGGGTGGTGTAGAGAATGTAAGTTTAGATTTTTTTTAA